TTCAAATCATCGATTTTTTGAAACaggaaattttttgttttctactttgattttattttcctgATGTTTATGAAGATTGAGTGCCAGTGGTTCCTCAGGTTTAGCTTCACAAGCTTGAAGTTCTAATTGTGGCCTAGCTAAATTTAGTAGCCACAGAGTTCCTTATAGAGTGATGATGGAGTAGAAGTTAACAACTCTACTTGGATCCGTTGATATCTAACATCGTTTAATTGGTGTTACAAATTCATAtaacttattattattttaggaAATCAACTTGATCATTGCCTATATTTTCACGAGTAAGCTCGGTTTCAAAATCTTATTGTTCATCTGTTTGCCATTCATCATCGAAATCAATGCTTTATTAAATGAAGGAAAATGAAcatagcattaaaaaaaaaatgctgttAGCCTTCCCAAATGAAAATATGCAATTTTTTGCTTGACTGGGGTTTTGACTTGATGGCCTCTTTTGTTTAGTGTATTTTATTGACTTGCATTTTCACCATTTGGAGTTATCTACAATCTGGAAAACTGGCACAGGCAGTTGGAGTACCAGTTGGAGTTATCTAAAAGTGTGGAGTAGCTGAATATATGAAAATACTTGTGTATGGGTTATTAAGAGCTACCCTTGTTgatcatatattttttcctaGCATTGTTAGATTTTCATCTCAAAAGACCAGTCTCTTAAGTGGAGGTACTAGCACGTATATGAGCTGAATGGGGATCCCACTCCCTGCTAATGTGGACTCCAACAGTACCCCTCATTTGTACAGTGTGTCCAAACCACCATACACGTGGACAAAGAAAGGGGACACTCGGAGGCAGGATTGGGATCTGCTGTCATACCATTTTAGATTTCCATCTCAAGAAACTGGTCTGTTAGGTGGAGGTACAACAAAGTATATGAACAGGATGGGGATCCCATTCACAGCTGATGTGGGATCAACACCTTGAAGGTTTGAAAATACATTCCatgattttgttattttatttgcaTGAGATTATTTTTTCTGGGTTATGTCCCTTGAGTATCTGTATAGTTGtacttttcctttctcttcatAGTGCATAAATCCTTTGCCTTCCATTCAGTCTTCAAAGATATTTTTTGAACGAAATAGGCTTGGTCAAGCGGCATTGAAAGAAATGCTcctccccccccttttttttttgggggggggggggtgtgggggagagggggagggcACCTTGTTAGGTTGATTGTCAAGGTGGACAGCTTACTGGTGGTTCTAGTTCCCTTACAGTCATGAATCTGGATGTTGATGTTgtatatttctctctttctctagcatGAAGGTACTTTATCAAAACAAACTGACAGGGTTACTTCATAACAATCTTCGGTGATCTGGGGTTGTTTGCTATCTAGAATTATACCTATAATTATAATACATATTGAAAATGTTTTGTCAAACTTATTCGATTTGATTGCATGAGTTTTGGAGGAAGGAAAAGTTCCTGTCATTTCCTCGcatgatttattattttatataattcaTTCAATGCCTTGATATTATTCATTATGAGACAGATAATATTGGGATCATCATCTCTGTCTCGCCGGGAAATTCTAGCTGAGATGGGTTACAAGTTCACAGTCATGGTATTGTAAACCGAATCTTCTCCATCTGCTGTTGACTCTAGAAACTTGGACATTTTAACTTGGCTTATTCTCTAGCCTGCAGACATAGATGAGAAAAGTATTCGGAAGGAAAAGCCAGAAGAATTGGTGATGGCACTAGCTGAGGCAAAGGTAGAATTTTTTTCTGTGAAAATATAACTGGGGTTTCATTTTGCTTTATTTTCATATAGCATCTGGAACTTATGGATTAAGTTAGATCAGTCATGTACTTCAAGTTTCCCTTTCTTCATTTTAGAGGTGTTTTTGCTACTCATGGGAATTTCCCTTTTGAATATTCATTGAACACCTCTCTTTGAAGATGACAATTGCTTCAGTAATACATGTGTTGAACTAGCCACTAATTAGGGCCATAACTCGGTGCAGGTCCTGCTTATCGCAGGGTCTTGGGAGGTTGGGTTGGGGATGGCCCTACACTTTGGCTACCCTCAGACTAGAACTGAACTTCATGCTGGCAGCTCAACTTCTACCTCGCACCAAGCAACTCCCTTCTTGAGCTAGGGATAAAATAATCTGCCTGGATTGATGTTGGTGCCAGTCCAGGCTGAGCCACCTCGACACCTAGGAGGCGCCTAGGCAACATCTTGACAACCAAATCTTAAATGGA
This genomic stretch from Macadamia integrifolia cultivar HAES 741 chromosome 2, SCU_Mint_v3, whole genome shotgun sequence harbors:
- the LOC122091250 gene encoding dTTP/UTP pyrophosphatase-like, whose protein sequence is MATEIKPFKIILGSSSLSRREILAEMGYKFTVMPADIDEKSIRKEKPEELVMALAEAKVLLIAGSWEVGLGMALHFGYPQTRTELHAGSSTSTSHQATPFLS